Proteins encoded together in one Lepisosteus oculatus isolate fLepOcu1 chromosome 2, fLepOcu1.hap2, whole genome shotgun sequence window:
- the LOC102695244 gene encoding zinc finger protein 260-like isoform X1 — MDSEQKGNVQLFTGECLFLPVTICVVSEDEEDSWSFSDNSIKEGDYNSSDVDGDLTKLDACTSQEKSRASPYWLVDMNKFQDVQKGASKIVPDAIIQKVIGQKKKLFEENDARLQSKKDSDLKVSKRSVFAACSRGEIRNKGSPQTSTIKIEGDVKLASIMSYKRRLKRTKVNIMQCRDLRQSQKKQGSDKRQKKTKGREVTKDEKTLNSSLISESHLPPLESPAAQISHEAKRKSHEYMHQKLEAETNNFYCKLCNFSTNETKAFIQHIKGHSDNRVSERPQSDYTSMNSKQPPQKKRKTKLLACSKCGFSTKEKWDFEAHTKSHVEKNAIKNEQDSKSKASTQNKSEVHTGQEEKKIYSCQLCHVTFQSALLLERHKNVHLISDTVFSCDQCKYSTYSSYNLKCHIRIHTGEKPFQCNVCQSFFRTLSHLVRHKRVHVNSKNEDCNVKSKESKSMLGNQEVDNGSESRSSLSQRHSCEHCQYSTNNTYNLKCHMRIHTGEKPYQCKECQFSFRTQSQLSRHQRLHTCVKSDGETGESGKASLPASQQHNRSQIKSECSLGQVHSCNECDYTTLNSYNLKVHLRKHTNERPYRCSQCDAAFRTQSHLYRHKRCHLPKTEVEEDKSD, encoded by the exons ATGGACAGTGAACAGAAAGGCAATGTCCAGCTCTTCACTG GAGAGTGCCTTTTCCTTCCAGTTACAATCTGTGTTGTAAGTGAGGATGAGGAAGATTCTTGGTCCTTCTCCGATAACAGCATAAAAGAGGGAGATTATAATTCATCTGATGTCGATGGAG aTTTAACCAAACTAGATGCCTGTACCAGTCAAGAAAAAAGTAGAGCATCTCCTTATTGGCTGGTGGACATGAATAAATTTCAAGATGTACAAAAGGGAGCCAGCAAAATTGTGCCAGATGCAATTATACAGAAGGTAATTGGACAGAAGAAAAAGCTCTTCGAAGAAAATGATGCAAGGCTGCAGTCAAAGAAGGATTCAGACCTTAAAGTATCAAAAC GTTCTGTTTTCGCAGCATGTAGTCGTGGTGAAATAAGGAACAAAGGCTCTCCTCAAACGTCTACTATCAAGATTGAAGGAGACGTGAAGTTAGCATCCATTATGTCATACAAGAGAAGATTAAAGAGAACAAAAGTGAATATAATGCAGTGCAGAGATTTGAGGCAATCTCAAAAGAAGCAGGGCTCTGATAAGAGACAAAAGAAGACTAAAGGAAGAGAGGTAACAAAGGATGAGAAAACACTGAATAGTTCTTTAATATCAGAATCTCACTTGCCTCCTCTTGAAAGTCCAGCAGCTCAGATAAGTCATGAGGCCAAAAGGAAGAGTCATGAGTACATGCACCAAAAATTAGAAGCAGAAACAAATAATTTTTACTGCAAGCTCTGCAACTTTTCCACCAATGAGACAAAGGCATTCATACAGCATATAAAAGGTCATTCAGATAACAGGGTAAGTGAACGGCCACAGAGTGACTACACATCGATGAACAGCAAACAACCACCACagaaaaagaggaaaacaaaactaCTGGCGTGCAGCAAGTGTGGTTTCTCGACAAAGGAGAAATGGGACTTTGAAGCACACACAAAAAGTCACGTTGAGAAAAATGCAATTAAGAATGAACAAGATTCTAAGAGTAAAGCAAGCACCCAAAACAAAAGTGAAGTACATACTGgacaggaagaaaagaaaatatattcctGTCAACTATGTCATGTGACTTTTCAGAGTGCCCTGCTTCTTGAACGCCATAAGAATGTACACTTGATCTCTGACACAGTGTTTTCTTGCGATCAGTGTAAATATTCTACATATAGTTCCTACAACCTGAAGTGCCACATCAGAATTCATACTGGTGAGAAACCTTTTCAGTGTAATGTCTGCCAATCTTTTTTTCGTACACTAAGCCACCTTGTTCGACATAAACGTGTACATGTAAATTCTAAGAATGAAGATTGTAATGTTAAATCCAAAGAGAGTAAGAGTATGCTTGGCAATCAGGAGGTGGATAATGGCAGTGAAAGTCGGTCATCTCTGAGCCAGAGGCACAGCTGTGAGCATTGCCAATATTCCACTAACAACACCTACAACCTGAAGTGTCACATGAGAATTCACACAGGTGAGAAACCCTACCAGTGCAAAGAGTGTCAGTTTTCTTTTCGCACTCAGAGCCAGCTCAGTCGTCACCAACGGCTTCACACATGTGTTAAGAGTGATGGAGAAACAGGTGAATCGGGGAAGGCATCTTTACCTGCTAGCCAGCAGCATAACCGGAGCCAGATAAAAAGTGAATGCTCTTTGGGGCAGGTACACAGCTGTAATGAGTGTGACTACACGACTCTCAATTCTTACAACCTCAAGGTTCATCTGAGGAAGCACACTAATGAGCGACCGTACAGGTGTTCCCAGTGTGACGCAGCGTTCCGAACTCAAAGCCACCTGTACCGACACAAGAGATGCCACTTGCCAAAAACTGAAGTTGAAGAAGATAAATCAGATTGA
- the LOC102695244 gene encoding uncharacterized protein isoform X2, translating into MDSEQKGNVQLFTGECLFLPVTICVVSEDEEDSWSFSDNSIKEGDYNSSDVDGDLTKLDACTSQEKSRASPYWLVDMNKFQDVQKGASKIVPDAIIQKVIGQKKKLFEENDARLQSKKDSDLKVSKQCDASAPRRIKSSGLYCYSVNLEKFKEIQNKVLESSMESEVLRKVAEKKKSSCKGK; encoded by the exons ATGGACAGTGAACAGAAAGGCAATGTCCAGCTCTTCACTG GAGAGTGCCTTTTCCTTCCAGTTACAATCTGTGTTGTAAGTGAGGATGAGGAAGATTCTTGGTCCTTCTCCGATAACAGCATAAAAGAGGGAGATTATAATTCATCTGATGTCGATGGAG aTTTAACCAAACTAGATGCCTGTACCAGTCAAGAAAAAAGTAGAGCATCTCCTTATTGGCTGGTGGACATGAATAAATTTCAAGATGTACAAAAGGGAGCCAGCAAAATTGTGCCAGATGCAATTATACAGAAGGTAATTGGACAGAAGAAAAAGCTCTTCGAAGAAAATGATGCAAGGCTGCAGTCAAAGAAGGATTCAGACCTTAAAGTATCAAAAC AATGTGACGCATCTGCACCTCGGCGTATCAAAAGCAGTGGCTTGTATTGCTACTCTGTAAACCTGGAGAAGTTTAAAGAGATACAGAACAAAGTCCTTGAGAGCTCCATGGAATCAGAGGTCTTGAGAAAAgtagctgaaaagaagaaaagctcTTGCAAAGGAAAATAG
- the LOC102695244 gene encoding uncharacterized protein isoform X4 has translation MDSEQKGNVQLFTGECLFLPVTICVVSEDEEDSWSFSDNSIKEGDYNSSDVDGDLTKLDACTSQEKSRASPYWLVDMNKFQDVQKGASKIVPDAIIQKVIGQKKKLFEENDARLQSKKDSDLKVSKPSVPNIMDFSLFILTRQNVTHLHLGVSKAVACIATL, from the exons ATGGACAGTGAACAGAAAGGCAATGTCCAGCTCTTCACTG GAGAGTGCCTTTTCCTTCCAGTTACAATCTGTGTTGTAAGTGAGGATGAGGAAGATTCTTGGTCCTTCTCCGATAACAGCATAAAAGAGGGAGATTATAATTCATCTGATGTCGATGGAG aTTTAACCAAACTAGATGCCTGTACCAGTCAAGAAAAAAGTAGAGCATCTCCTTATTGGCTGGTGGACATGAATAAATTTCAAGATGTACAAAAGGGAGCCAGCAAAATTGTGCCAGATGCAATTATACAGAAGGTAATTGGACAGAAGAAAAAGCTCTTCGAAGAAAATGATGCAAGGCTGCAGTCAAAGAAGGATTCAGACCTTAAAGTATCAAAAC CTTCAGTTCCAAACATAATGGATTTCTCCCTGTTTATATTAACTCGCCAGAATGTGACGCATCTGCACCTCGGCGTATCAAAAGCAGTGGCTTGTATTGCTACTCTGTAA
- the cdc5l gene encoding cell division cycle 5-like protein, with protein MPRIMIKGGVWRNTEDEILKAAVMKYGKNQWSRIASLLHRKSAKQCKARWYEWLDPSIKKTEWSREEEEKLLHLAKLMPTQWRTIAPIIGRTAAQCLEHYEFLLDKAAQRDNEEDTADDPRKLKPGEIDPNPETKPARPDPVDMDEDELEMLSEARARLANTQGKKAKRKAREKQLEEARRLAALQKRRELRAAGIEIQKKRKKKRGVDYNAEIPFEKKPAPGFFDTSMENYEALEPDFKRLRQQHLDGDLRFEKEDRERKKDRQKIKKKKESDLPSAILQTSGVSEFTKKRSKLVLPAPQISDSELEEVVKLGQASEIARQTAEESGITNSASSALLSEYNVTNNAMALRTPKTPAAQDRILQEAQNLMALTNVDTPLKGGLNTPLHESDFSGVTPQRQVVQTPNTVLATPFRTPSHGSEGLTPRGGLTPKASVGVTPGRTPLRDKLNINAEDGMVDFNDPSYAKHLERESREQLKMGLMSLPAPKNDFEIVLPENAEKELEEHETDETFVEDAADIEQRKQLLRNAERERELKQRHTAVQRNLPRPSEVNETILRPLNVEPPLTELQKGEELIKKEMITMLHFDSLHHPYADTLAKKGKGAGSSSNNAEHIAYLEHNVCEKFSEEDLKKADELLAQEMEVVKHGMNHGDLSIEAYNQVWEECYSQVLYLAGQGRYTRANLASKKDRIESLEKKLEINRGHMTMEAKRAAKMEKKMKILLGGYQSRAMGLIKQLNDLWDQVEQAHLELCTFEELKKHEDTAIPRRQEALREDVQRQQEREKELQQRYADLLLEKETLTSSKF; from the exons ATGCCGCGTATTATGATCAAAGGTGGTGTGTGGCGAAATACCGAG GATGAAATCCTTAAAGCAGCGGTTATGAAATATGGCAAAAACCAATGGTCTCGGATTGCCTCACTGTTGCACAGAAAGTCTGCAAAACAATGCAAAGCCCGATG GTATGAGTGGCTTGACCCAAGCATAAAGAAGACAGAATGGTCAcgtgaggaagaggagaagcTCCTTCACTTGGCAAAGCTGATGCCCACACAGTGGAGAACCATTGCTCCTATCATTGGCAGAACTGCTGCTCAGTGTCTGGAGCACTATGAGTTTTTGCT TGATAAAGCAGCTCAGAGGGACAATGAAGAGGATACTGCAGATGACCCCCGTAAACTCAAACCTGGAGAAATTGACCCCAACCCAGAGACCAAGCCTGCTAGGCCTGACCCTGTGGACATGGATGAAG atgAGCTTGAGATGCTTTCAGAGGCCCGAGCTCGTTTAGCCAACACTCAAGGGAAAAAGGCCAAGAGAAAAGCAAGAGAGAAGCAACTGGAGGAAGCAAG GCGTCTTGCTGCTCTTCAGAAGCGCCGGGAACTGCGGGCTGCAGGCATTGAGATacagaagaagaggaagaagaaaagAGGGGTTGATTACAATGCTGAGATCCCCTTTGAGAAGAAACCTGCTCCTGGATTCTTTGATACATCCATGGAGAACTATGAGGCCTTGGAGCCAGACTTTAAGAGGTTACGTCAGCAGCACCTTGATGGAGATCTGAGATT TGAAAAAGAGGATAGAGAGCGTAAGAAAGACAGGCAgaagataaaaaagaagaaggagTCAGATCTCCCATCAGCCATTCTGCAGACCAGTGGTGTATCAGAgttcacaaagaaaagaagcaaGTTAGTCCTTCCAGCACCCCAG ATTTCTGACTCAGAACTGGAGGAAGTTGTTAAACTTGGACAGGCCAGCGAGATTGCTCGTCAGACAGCTGAGGAGTCAGGAATCACAAATTCGGCTTCCAGTGCTCTTTTGTCAGAATATAACGTTACTAATAATGCCATGGCACTGCGCACTCCCAAAACCCCTGCTGCTCAGGACAGGATTCTGCAG GAAGCTCAAAACCTTATGGCCCTGACAAATGTGGACACCCCTTTGAAAGGAGGCTTGAACACCCCTCTTCACGAAAGTGACTTTTCTGGAGTCACCCCTCAGAGACAGGTTGTGCAGACACCTAACACAGTGCTGGCCACCCCCTTCAG GACGCCTTCTCATGGGTCAGAAGGCCTGACACCCCGTGGTGGACTCACTCCCAAAGCTTCTGTAGGAGTCACTCCTGGAAGAACTCCCCTGCGCGACAAACTCAACATCAATGCAGAGGATGGAATGGTGGATTTTAATGATCCGTCCTACGCAAAGCACCTG GAAAGAGAATCCCGCGAGCAGCTGAAAATGGGCTTGATGTCTTTACCAGCACCTAAAAATGACTTTGAGATTGTCCTCCCGGAGAATGCCGAAAAGGAGCTGGAAGAACATGAAACTGATGAGACTTTTGTAGAGGATGCTGCAGACATTGAACAGCGCAAGCAG TTACTAAGAAATGCTGAGCGCGAGAGAGAATTGAAGCAGAGGCACACGGCTGTACAACGGAACCTACCTAGACCCTCTGAG GTAAACGAGACCATTCTAAGACCTCTGAATGTGGAACCACCTTTAACAGAGCTGCAGAAGGGTGAAGAGCtgataaagaaagaaatgatcacAATGCTTCACTTTGATAGCCTCCACCATCCCTATGCAGACACTTTAGCCAAAAAAGGCAAAGGTGCAGGATCTAGCTCAAATAATGCAGAACACATAGCATATCTGGAACACAACGTGTGTGAAAAGTTTTCTGAAGAAGACCTCAAAAAG GCTGATGAGCTGCTGGCACAAGAGATGGAGGTAGTGAAGCATGGCATGAACCATGGGGATCTCTCCATTGAAGCCTACAACCAGGTGTGGGAGGAGTGCTATAGCCAAGTGCTGTACCTTGCTGGGCAAGGCCGTTACACACGTGCCAACCTGGCTAGCAAAAAGGACAGGATTGAATCCCTGGAGAAGAAACTGGAG ATCAATAGAGGTCATATGACCATGGAGGCAAAAAGGGCtgcaaaaatggaaaagaagatGAAGATCCTGCTAGGTGGGTACCAGTCCAGAGCCATGGGGCTGATAAAACAGCTGAATGACCTGTGGGATCAAGTGGAACAGGCACACCTGGAGCTGTGCACCTTTGAAGAACTGAAGAAACATGAGGACACCGCCATCCCTAGGAGACAAGAG GCTCTCAGAGAAGATGTCCAGCGGCAGCAGGAGCGAGAGAAGGAGCTTCAACAGAGATATGCTGACCTGCTTCTGGAAAAAGAGACCTTAACGTCCTCCAAGTTTTAA